A genomic region of Arvicola amphibius chromosome X, mArvAmp1.2, whole genome shotgun sequence contains the following coding sequences:
- the LOC119804558 gene encoding protein FAM47A-like, with protein sequence MDEQWLPWNRPWEVLQPMPLGMNSKPWFKDRLPSKCFVKHKQEQLKFPTSLDGQSWVFVKEGMDDFRKGCPPFEGMILRGPKEGFLPTISHRGGRSSRKSQKKTYQDLSLFSSLSLAQQARQLFVKRTEENLSQHPLAFWPLEEGISEDLLLNVLEALDPDQKLEEKWDYCEGHSKWMNLDTAAEKCPPPKFDLDPPKFPGSCKHGVRHENKPKKQDSGESLYYWYTPKGVYEFCEWVESFGDLGIDEDFMMKQFDIGYECKPSYTDTSIKKISLLPSELRFCRRLSRVKEIRFSIQEANFEKKLRKPQDPYKSTRDKIRYGAWYLKPDLWKKLVNDEPLMDPEELLELQGGRSGKPDIIEDLYGTIAFKDFIISKGYNMPSILEKLFMRKGWDYDTLNTPIPRVLKAHELIMQKKDEDYDDEND encoded by the exons ATGGACGAGCAATGGCTGCCTTGGAATCGCCCCTGGGAAGTACTTCAGCCAATGCCTCTGGGCATGAACTCCAAGCCCTGGTTCAAGGACAGGTTGCCTTCTAAGTGTTTTGTGAAGCACAAACAGGAACAACTGAAGTTCCCTACCTCTCTGGATGGCCAGAGCTGGGTGTTTGTGAAGGAAGGCATGGACGATTTCAGGAAGGGCTGTCCACCTTTTGAAGGTATGATCCTTCGTGGACCCAAAGAGGGCTTTCTCCCCACAATTTCTCATAGAGGCGGCCGCAGCTCCAGGAAGAGTCAGAAAAAAACGTACCAGGACTTAAGCCTGTTTTCATCCCTGTCACTGGCCCAGCAAGCACGGCAGCTCTTTGTAAAGAGAACCGAAGAAAACCTGAGCCAGCATCCCTTGGCTTTCTGGCCCCTGGAGGAAGGAATTTCTGAAGATCTCTTATTAAATGTGCTGGAAGCCCTTGACCCTGATCAGAAGTTAGAGGAGAAGTGGGATTATTGTGAGGGCCACAGTAAATGGATGAATTTGGATACTGCTGCTGAGAAATGCCCTCCCCCAAAATTTGACTTGGATCCTCCAAAGTTTCCTGGGTCATGTAAACATGGTGTGCGTCATGAAAACAAGCCTAAAAAACAGGACTCTGGCGAGTCTCTTTATTACTGGTACACACCCAAAGGAGTCTATGAATTCTGTGAATGGGTTGAATCATTTGGAGACTTGGGCATTGATGAAGATTTCATGATGAAGCAATTTGACATTGGCTATGAGTGTAAACCAAGCTA tacagacaCTTCCATCAAGAAAATTAGTCTGCTTCcttctgaactcaggttctgcaGGAGGCTGAGCAGAGTGAAAGAGATCAGATTCTCCATACAGGAGGCAAACTTTGAAAAGAAACTCCGAAAACCACAAGATCCTTACAAGTCCACCAGGGATAAGATTAGATATGGAGCATGGTACTTGAAGCCTGATCTGTGGAAAAAGCTAGTAAATGATGAGCCTTTGATGGATCCTGAAGAGTTACTTGAACTTCAAGGTGGAAGGTCTGGTAAGCCAGACATCATTGAGGACCTTTATGGAACTATTGCCTTTAAGGATTTCATCATAAGTAAAGGCTACAATATGCCAAGCATCCTTGAGAAGTTGTTTATGAGGAAAGGATGGGATTATGACACTCTCAACACTCCAATACCAAGAGTACTAAAAGCACATGAATTGATCATGCAGAAAAAGGATGAAGATTATGATGATGAAAATGACTAG